The region CTACCTGATGCTGACCAACCAGGGATTGAGTTACTATTACTCACTGGCAAACAAGTTTTTCGATTATCTGCACGCCGGGATTCCGCAGATTACCGTCGACTTCCCCGAGTACCGCGCACTCAACGCCCAATACGAAGTTGCCCTCCTGACCGAACTCCGTCCCGAAGCCATCCGGGCGGCCGTCGAAACGCTGTGGTACGACCGCGCCTTTTACGAACGCCTTGCGGAGAACGCACGTCGGGCACGGCACGAACTCAACTGGCAGCGCGAATCGCAGAAACTGCTTCGGTTTTACGAGGGCGTATTTGCCGGTGCAGGTGCCGTAGCATCGGCCGAAGGCGCTTCGTCCGTAGGCGTTACGCCCTCGAAATAGTCGGTGATGTCGGTGAGTTTCTCGCAGATGTCCCACAAGCGGCGGGCCGTTTCCGGGTCGTAAGTTTCGCGGGCCGACCGCTTCGGAACGCATTTGTCCCAGTATTGTCCGCTTACGCCCTGCACCACGGGCGACGACGCCAGAAAGATGTTGGTTCGGGCACCTTCGGCCGGGGTTACGCCTCCGGCGCGGCGCACTTTCCACGCCAGACTGTGCAACGAAATGGTGTGCTTCACGCCGATGTCGGTCTTCACGAGGCCGGGTTGCACCGCGTTGATGGTCAGTTGATTCATGCCCCGCGCCCGCAAGCGGCGGTTCAGTTCGCGCACAAACAGCACGTTGGCTCGTTTGGATTGCGCGTAGGCACGCAACCCGTGGTACCGGTGCGTCAGGTTCAGGTCGTCGAAATGGATGTGGGTCTGGAAATGCGAATCGGAACTCACGCAGACGATGCGCCCGTCATCTGACCGGCTCAGGGCGGGAAGCAATTCGTGCGTCAGTAAAAAGTAGGCCAGGTGATTCACGGCAAACTGTGTCTCGACGCCTTCTTTCGTCAGACGGAGGTCCGACAGCCAGATGCCCGCGTTGTTGACCAGCACGTCGATGCGCGGGTGCTGCACACGAATGGCCGCCGCCGCTTTCCGAATCTGATCCTGCACCGCCAGATCGGCCGCCACGGCCGTCACCTTCGTGCTGCCCGTCGCTTCGCGGATGCGATCGACCGTACGTTGACCTTTCTCCGTGGTGCGGCACACCAGAATGACCGATGCGCCTTTGGCGGCCAGTGCTTTGGCCGTTTCGTAACCGATGCCGGTGTTGGCCCCCGTTACGACACATACTTTTCCTTCCATAGTGGGCCAAAAGTAGCTACTTCCCCGCAAAGCCGCCGTGCTGTTGCGCCATCGTGTATTTTTACCGTCCGTCGCCCCAACTTTTTACCGGCAACCGCGGTTAAGAGGAAGTTGAACGGCGCCAGACGTCCGTCGAATCCAAAGAAACACACCCCATGGGCATGATCCCGATCGGGTTGGCAGCAGCCGTTTTTGTACTGCTCCTGACCCTACTAAGTTATAATACCTTGCGCACGCACCTGGCGCAACTGCAGGCCCTGGCCACGCAGGCCACCGAACTGCTACGCACGTGGAACCAGCAACTAGAACTGGTGGAATCCGGCACCAGTACGGCGGAGGCTGCCCCCCTGCGTGTTCCGGTCGAAACCTGGGCCAACCAGCCCGAAATGTTTCTGCACAAGGTCCCGGATCTTTTTTCGGCCACGCCGGCGGAACTGAGCGGACTGGCGCAAGACCTGCGTACCCTCTGGCAACAGGGGCGCTCGGCGCTGCTGCACTACAACGGCCTGGTGTCCAAAGGACCGACGCGTGTGGTGGCGCGCTGGTTCGGCTTTCGCCCGATCAGCGGCTAGGCGGAGGGCTCACAAGTTTTCGAACGCCGGATGGTAGTAAACTGTCCCGGCGACACCCCGCAAAGCACCAGGGCGTAGTTCCTGCAACAGGAACACCTCGTCGGGCACGTCGTACTCGCTACGGAGGGCGTAACGCGCCGCGGCCACAAAGCCAAATTTCGGATAATAGTCCGGGTGACCCAACACCAACACGGCATCGACACCCCGCTGTCGACACGCCTCCAGTCCGGCCTGCACCAGCGCCGCGCCGACTCCCTGCCGCTGCCAGGCCGGTAGCACCGCCATCGGGGCCAGCCCCATCAGGACGAGCGCGGGATGCCCGGGCAGGCGCATGGGCGAAAATAAAATGTGGCCAACCACGCGTCCTTCCGCTTCGGCTACCCACGACACCAACGGCGATGCCTGCGCACGCAAGTCCTCTACCAACCGGGCTTCGGTGGTGGTTTCGAAAGCGGCCGTATGCACCGCACGGATGGCGGCCTGATCGCCGGCTTGTTCCTGACGAATCTTCATCTTGTTTTATCCTGCCTCTTTTCCGACTTTTTGCCCGTTAGGGTGGATTACTCGGGTCCGCACGTCCTCCGTCACCACTATGCGGCGCCGGGGCAGGTGACGGCCTTCGTTGAGATCACGCACGTAGGCTACCAATTTTTCGCGGAGTTCGCAATGCAGATCCCAGG is a window of Catalinimonas alkaloidigena DNA encoding:
- a CDS encoding SDR family oxidoreductase codes for the protein MEGKVCVVTGANTGIGYETAKALAAKGASVILVCRTTEKGQRTVDRIREATGSTKVTAVAADLAVQDQIRKAAAAIRVQHPRIDVLVNNAGIWLSDLRLTKEGVETQFAVNHLAYFLLTHELLPALSRSDDGRIVCVSSDSHFQTHIHFDDLNLTHRYHGLRAYAQSKRANVLFVRELNRRLRARGMNQLTINAVQPGLVKTDIGVKHTISLHSLAWKVRRAGGVTPAEGARTNIFLASSPVVQGVSGQYWDKCVPKRSARETYDPETARRLWDICEKLTDITDYFEGVTPTDEAPSADATAPAPANTPS
- a CDS encoding GNAT family N-acetyltransferase, with the translated sequence MKIRQEQAGDQAAIRAVHTAAFETTTEARLVEDLRAQASPLVSWVAEAEGRVVGHILFSPMRLPGHPALVLMGLAPMAVLPAWQRQGVGAALVQAGLEACRQRGVDAVLVLGHPDYYPKFGFVAAARYALRSEYDVPDEVFLLQELRPGALRGVAGTVYYHPAFENL